The Methylorubrum populi genome contains a region encoding:
- a CDS encoding PAS domain S-box protein: MTSRIEQDRIDAELVRVSDSSDPFAAAVKATRMPMLITDPHRPDNPIVFVNQAFIKLTGYGREEILGRNCRFLQGPETDARDVARIRDAIERRVPVEIELLNHKKSGEVFLNRLLISPVFDDEGQLTYFFASQFDVTLERDRLVRLQRDRDALEQEVERRNDDLTRSEHRLEFMLAAGRLGAWSLDLAERRLVASDLCKQNFGRPLGEPFVYDDLVEAVVPEDRARMQAAMQAAIDRRSDYDVEHRVSAPCGEVRWVQLRGRAYYRADGAPLSMAGISLDVTDRKRADEQRALLAAEMKHRVKNSIATVQSIAHQTLRNAGSLDDARRTLDARLNSLANAHDILTSETTAGATLAEAVESALAPFRVSPRNRIRAGGPEVRLTARVTLAVVMALHELATNAVKYGGLSNESGRVILNWEIDGAAPRRLLMRWEELDGPPVEKPSRVGFGTRMIERVLAAEFGGEARIDYRPRGLVLTVEAPLPEREVG, translated from the coding sequence GTGACCAGCCGTATCGAGCAGGACCGGATCGATGCCGAGCTGGTCCGCGTCTCCGACAGCTCCGATCCGTTCGCCGCCGCCGTCAAGGCGACGCGGATGCCGATGCTCATCACCGACCCGCACCGGCCCGACAACCCGATCGTCTTCGTCAATCAGGCCTTCATCAAGCTCACCGGCTACGGCCGCGAGGAGATCCTGGGACGCAACTGCCGCTTCCTGCAGGGACCGGAGACGGACGCGCGCGACGTCGCCCGCATCCGTGACGCGATCGAGCGGCGGGTGCCGGTCGAGATCGAGCTGCTCAACCACAAGAAGAGCGGCGAGGTGTTCTTGAACCGCCTGCTGATCTCGCCGGTCTTCGACGACGAGGGGCAGCTCACCTACTTCTTCGCCTCGCAGTTCGACGTGACCCTGGAGCGCGACCGGTTGGTGCGGCTCCAGCGCGACCGCGACGCCCTGGAGCAGGAGGTCGAGCGGCGCAACGACGACCTCACCCGCAGCGAGCACCGCCTCGAATTCATGCTCGCCGCCGGCCGCCTCGGCGCCTGGAGCCTCGACCTCGCCGAGCGCCGGCTCGTCGCCTCGGACCTGTGCAAGCAGAACTTCGGCCGCCCGCTCGGCGAGCCCTTCGTCTACGACGACCTCGTCGAGGCGGTGGTGCCGGAGGATCGCGCGCGGATGCAGGCGGCGATGCAGGCGGCGATCGACCGCCGCTCCGATTACGACGTCGAGCATCGCGTCTCGGCGCCCTGCGGCGAGGTGCGCTGGGTGCAACTGCGCGGCCGGGCCTACTACCGGGCCGACGGGGCGCCGCTCTCCATGGCCGGCATCTCGCTGGACGTGACCGACCGCAAGCGCGCCGACGAGCAGCGCGCCCTGCTCGCCGCCGAGATGAAGCACCGGGTCAAGAACTCGATCGCCACGGTCCAGTCGATCGCCCACCAGACCCTGCGCAACGCCGGTTCGCTCGACGACGCGCGCCGGACCCTCGATGCGCGCCTCAATTCGCTGGCGAACGCCCACGACATCCTGACCTCGGAGACGACCGCCGGCGCCACCCTCGCCGAGGCGGTGGAGAGCGCGCTCGCGCCGTTCCGCGTCAGCCCGCGCAACCGCATCCGGGCCGGCGGGCCGGAGGTGCGCCTCACCGCCCGTGTGACGCTCGCCGTGGTGATGGCGCTGCACGAACTCGCCACCAACGCGGTGAAGTACGGCGGCCTCTCCAACGAGTCCGGCCGGGTGATCCTGAACTGGGAGATCGACGGTGCGGCGCCGCGACGGCTGCTGATGCGCTGGGAGGAGCTCGACGGGCCGCCGGTCGAGAAGCCGTCGCGCGTCGGCTTCGGCACGCGGATGATCGAGCGGGTGCTGGCCGCGGAATTCGGCGGCGAGGCCCGGATCGACTACCGGCCCCGCGGCCTCGTCCTCACCGTCGAGGCGCCGCTGCCGGAGCGCGAGGTCGGCTGA
- a CDS encoding malonyl-CoA synthase has translation MADPSVNHLFDLVRRHLPAEPGAKVFIETPDGTRYTYADLLARSGAYASALRGLGVKPGDRVAVQVEKSAEVIFLYLGAVRAGAVFLPLNTAYTGPEIAYFLGDAEPALFVCDPARAADLSAVAAQAGVPQVRTLDGAGHGSIARAADAGSPDFADVPCGADDLAAILYTSGTTGRSKGAMLSHDNLASNALVLAQYWHFTDRDVLIHALPVFHTHGLFVATNVVLATGGTMLFLPRLDAKKILELMPRATAMMGVPTFYTRLLKEPGLTREAAAPMRLFVSGSAPLLAETHRDWSERTGHAILERYGMTETNMNTSNPYEGRRRAGTVGFPLPGVALRVVEPETGAPLGPEEVGMIEVKGPNVFKGYWRMPEKTAAELKADGFFVTGDLGKVDRDGYVHIVGRGKDLIITGGYNVYPKEIETEIDALPGVVESAVIGLAHPDFGEGVTAVVVPGEGAPDEAAILAALEGRLAKYKCPKRVVFAPELPRNAMGKVQKNLLRETHAELYRG, from the coding sequence ATGGCCGACCCGTCCGTCAACCACCTGTTCGACCTCGTGCGCCGCCATCTCCCGGCCGAGCCCGGCGCCAAGGTCTTCATCGAGACGCCGGACGGCACCCGCTACACCTACGCCGACCTGCTGGCCCGTTCGGGCGCCTATGCGAGCGCGCTCCGGGGTCTCGGGGTGAAGCCCGGCGACCGGGTCGCGGTGCAGGTCGAGAAGAGCGCCGAGGTGATCTTCCTCTATCTCGGCGCGGTGCGGGCGGGCGCGGTCTTCCTGCCGCTCAACACCGCCTATACCGGGCCGGAGATCGCCTACTTCCTCGGCGATGCCGAGCCGGCCCTGTTCGTGTGCGATCCGGCCCGCGCGGCCGACCTTTCGGCGGTCGCGGCCCAGGCCGGCGTGCCGCAGGTGCGCACCCTCGACGGCGCCGGGCATGGCAGCATCGCCCGGGCCGCCGATGCGGGAAGCCCCGACTTCGCCGACGTGCCCTGCGGCGCGGACGATCTCGCCGCGATCCTCTACACCTCGGGCACGACCGGGCGCTCGAAGGGCGCCATGCTGAGCCACGACAACCTCGCCTCCAACGCCCTCGTCCTGGCGCAGTACTGGCACTTCACGGACCGGGACGTGCTGATCCACGCCCTGCCGGTGTTCCACACCCACGGTCTGTTCGTGGCCACCAACGTCGTGCTGGCCACCGGCGGCACGATGCTGTTCCTCCCCCGGTTGGACGCCAAGAAAATCCTGGAGCTGATGCCGCGGGCGACCGCGATGATGGGGGTGCCGACCTTCTACACGCGGCTCCTCAAGGAGCCGGGTCTGACCCGGGAGGCGGCGGCGCCCATGCGCCTGTTCGTCTCCGGCTCGGCGCCGCTGCTCGCCGAGACGCACCGAGACTGGTCGGAGCGCACCGGCCACGCCATCCTCGAACGCTACGGCATGACCGAGACCAACATGAACACCTCGAACCCCTACGAGGGGCGGCGGCGGGCCGGCACGGTCGGCTTCCCGCTGCCGGGGGTCGCCCTGCGCGTGGTCGAGCCCGAGACCGGGGCGCCGCTGGGCCCCGAGGAGGTCGGGATGATCGAGGTGAAGGGCCCGAACGTGTTCAAGGGCTACTGGCGCATGCCGGAGAAGACCGCCGCCGAGCTGAAGGCGGACGGCTTCTTCGTCACCGGCGATCTCGGCAAGGTCGACCGCGACGGTTACGTCCACATCGTCGGCCGCGGCAAGGATCTCATCATCACGGGGGGCTACAACGTCTACCCGAAGGAGATCGAGACCGAGATCGACGCGCTGCCGGGGGTGGTCGAATCCGCGGTGATCGGCCTCGCCCATCCCGATTTCGGCGAGGGCGTCACCGCGGTGGTGGTGCCCGGCGAGGGAGCGCCCGACGAGGCGGCCATCCTCGCGGCGCTGGAAGGGCGGCTTGCCAAGTACAAGTGTCCGAAGCGCGTGGTGTTCGCGCCGGAATTGCCGCGCAACGCCATGGGCAAGGTGCAGAAGAATCTTTTGCGCGAGACCCATGCCGAGCTCTACCGCGGCTGA
- a CDS encoding collagen-like protein has protein sequence MAAERAASASWTILIATGLALAAPAAAQQPAQGEASAPRQPLARSRTKAPSQPAQPIQVWDARIEGGDLRITGGVRRSGVTVILDDDISVLSDRRGRFEFRLPYRPATCVAVIKAGEDEREAVVANCAPEGPAGKAGETGPAGPQGTAGLQGPPGPAGAPGPKGDRGPEGEQGPKGEQGAKGDAGAPGAPGPKGETAAASTVPFRVVRSQSCSETSCTLSCESGEVLASATCRTGGAATLDSEDKATCPAGSGGMVGICARP, from the coding sequence ATGGCAGCCGAGCGCGCCGCGTCTGCGTCGTGGACGATCCTGATCGCGACGGGCCTCGCGCTCGCCGCACCGGCCGCGGCGCAGCAGCCGGCCCAGGGCGAGGCATCCGCCCCCCGGCAACCCCTTGCCCGCAGCCGGACGAAGGCGCCGAGCCAGCCGGCCCAGCCGATCCAGGTCTGGGACGCGCGCATCGAGGGCGGCGACCTGCGCATCACCGGCGGTGTTCGCCGGAGCGGCGTGACCGTGATCCTCGACGACGACATCTCCGTCCTGTCCGACCGGCGCGGACGCTTCGAGTTCCGCCTGCCCTACCGGCCCGCGACCTGCGTCGCGGTGATCAAGGCCGGCGAGGACGAGCGGGAGGCCGTGGTCGCCAACTGCGCGCCGGAGGGGCCGGCCGGCAAGGCGGGCGAGACCGGCCCCGCCGGACCGCAGGGCACGGCGGGTCTTCAGGGGCCACCCGGCCCCGCCGGTGCACCGGGGCCGAAGGGCGATCGGGGCCCCGAGGGCGAGCAGGGGCCCAAGGGCGAACAGGGGGCCAAGGGCGATGCCGGGGCACCGGGTGCGCCCGGGCCGAAGGGCGAGACGGCCGCGGCGAGCACCGTCCCGTTCCGGGTGGTGCGGTCGCAATCCTGCTCCGAGACGAGCTGCACCCTCTCCTGCGAATCGGGCGAGGTGCTGGCCTCGGCCACCTGCCGCACGGGCGGTGCGGCGACCCTCGACTCGGAAGACAAGGCCACCTGCCCCGCGGGCAGCGGAGGCATGGTCGGGATCTGCGCCCGGCCCTGA
- a CDS encoding TIGR03862 family flavoprotein: MDADRDHGIVIVGGGPAGLAAAEVLAGAGRAVTVCERMPSVGRKLLIAGRGGLNLTHSEPLPAFLRRYHPADPRLLAAVEAYPPEALRAWCEGLGQTTFVGSSGRVFPESFKASPLLRAWLARLHAAGVAIRTRHRLVGLGEGVLTFEAPDGALTVRPEATLLALGGASWPRLGSDGAWVPLLSGQGVAVTPLKPANVGFRVAWSAHFSERFAGAPLKRLAARIGGASARGEAVATADGIEGGVIYTLSRPIREAVERDGGAELVLDLRPDLDADALAARLARSRPGESFSTRLRKAAGLSPAAAGLLREAHANALPGDAQGLAAAIKGAPLRLHAPAPIARAISTAGGVAFDGLDGRFMLRARPGTFVAGEMLDWEAPTGGYLLQASFAVGRAAAMGMMGWLDGKG, translated from the coding sequence ATGGATGCGGATCGGGATCACGGGATCGTCATCGTCGGCGGCGGGCCGGCGGGGCTCGCCGCGGCGGAGGTGCTGGCCGGGGCGGGACGCGCCGTCACGGTCTGCGAGCGCATGCCGTCGGTCGGCCGCAAGCTGCTCATCGCCGGGCGCGGCGGGCTCAACCTCACCCATTCCGAGCCGCTGCCGGCGTTTCTGCGACGCTATCACCCGGCCGATCCGCGCCTGCTGGCGGCGGTCGAGGCCTATCCGCCGGAGGCCTTGCGGGCGTGGTGCGAGGGGCTCGGCCAGACGACTTTCGTCGGATCGAGCGGGCGGGTGTTTCCCGAAAGCTTCAAGGCCTCGCCGCTGCTCAGGGCCTGGCTCGCCCGGCTCCATGCGGCGGGCGTGGCGATCCGCACCCGGCATCGGCTGGTCGGGCTGGGGGAGGGCGTGCTGACGTTCGAGGCGCCGGACGGGGCGCTCACCGTCCGTCCGGAAGCGACGCTGCTGGCGCTCGGCGGCGCGAGCTGGCCGCGGCTCGGGTCGGACGGAGCCTGGGTGCCGCTCCTGTCGGGGCAGGGCGTCGCGGTCACGCCGCTGAAGCCCGCCAATGTCGGCTTCCGCGTGGCGTGGTCGGCGCATTTCTCGGAGCGCTTCGCCGGCGCGCCGCTCAAGCGCCTCGCCGCGCGGATCGGCGGCGCGAGCGCCCGCGGCGAGGCGGTGGCGACGGCCGACGGCATCGAGGGCGGGGTGATCTACACGCTCTCGCGCCCGATCCGCGAGGCGGTCGAGCGCGACGGCGGCGCCGAACTCGTCCTCGATCTGCGCCCGGATCTCGACGCGGACGCGCTCGCCGCCCGGCTCGCCCGGAGCCGGCCCGGCGAGAGCTTTTCCACACGCCTGCGCAAGGCGGCGGGCCTGAGCCCGGCCGCGGCCGGCCTGCTGCGCGAGGCGCACGCCAACGCCCTGCCGGGCGATGCGCAAGGCTTGGCGGCGGCGATCAAGGGGGCGCCCCTGCGGCTGCACGCGCCGGCCCCGATCGCGCGGGCGATCTCGACGGCCGGCGGCGTCGCCTTCGACGGACTCGACGGCCGCTTCATGCTGCGGGCGCGGCCCGGCACCTTCGTGGCCGGCGAAATGCTCGATTGGGAGGCGCCGACCGGCGGCTACCTGCTCCAGGCCTCCTTCGCCGTCGGCCGGGCCGCGGCGATGGGCATGATGGGGTGGCTCGACGGGAAGGGCTGA
- a CDS encoding TerC family protein: MMMDILTHEWLGKPVWMWLGFHALVAALLAFDLGLLHRDENHEIGVKESLLLTAFYFTLGLVFGGWIWWMLGPDPAQEYVTGLVIEKSLSMDNVFVIAVILTSLGVPRAAQHRVLVWGILAAVLLRGLMIGLGSALVSQAHWVLSVFAAFLVYVGIKMLVSKDEGEHDIRNSASLRLLKTWVRVTEKPEGQHFIVRRPDPKTGKPVRWLTPLAVALVLVNIADVIFAVDSVPAIFAITTDPFIVYTSNIFAILGLRALYFALAAMVDRFAYLKTALAFILLFIGAKIVVADTLELVHLPPWVSLVVTLVLLTLGIVYSLWRTRGAAETPLEKRREEIAQRT, translated from the coding sequence ATGATGATGGACATTCTCACCCACGAGTGGCTCGGCAAGCCCGTGTGGATGTGGCTCGGCTTCCACGCCCTGGTGGCCGCCCTGCTCGCCTTCGATCTCGGCCTGCTGCACCGGGACGAGAACCACGAGATCGGGGTGAAGGAGAGCCTTCTCCTCACCGCCTTCTACTTCACCCTCGGCCTCGTCTTCGGCGGCTGGATCTGGTGGATGCTCGGGCCCGACCCGGCCCAGGAATACGTGACCGGCCTCGTGATCGAGAAGTCGCTGTCGATGGACAACGTCTTCGTGATCGCGGTGATCCTGACCTCGCTCGGCGTGCCGCGGGCGGCCCAGCACCGGGTGCTGGTCTGGGGCATCCTCGCCGCCGTGCTGCTGCGCGGCCTGATGATCGGGCTCGGCTCGGCCCTGGTGAGCCAAGCGCACTGGGTGCTCTCGGTGTTCGCCGCGTTCCTGGTCTATGTCGGCATCAAGATGCTCGTCTCGAAGGACGAGGGCGAGCACGACATCCGGAACAGCGCCTCCTTGCGCCTCCTCAAGACGTGGGTGCGGGTCACCGAGAAGCCGGAAGGGCAGCACTTCATCGTGCGCAGGCCCGACCCGAAGACGGGCAAGCCCGTGCGCTGGCTGACGCCGCTCGCCGTCGCGCTGGTGCTGGTCAACATCGCGGACGTGATCTTCGCCGTCGACAGCGTGCCGGCGATCTTCGCCATCACCACCGACCCGTTCATCGTCTACACGTCGAACATCTTCGCCATCCTCGGCCTTCGCGCGCTCTACTTCGCGCTCGCCGCGATGGTGGACCGCTTCGCCTACCTGAAGACGGCGCTCGCCTTCATCCTGCTGTTCATCGGCGCCAAGATCGTCGTCGCCGACACGCTGGAACTCGTCCACCTGCCGCCGTGGGTCTCGCTCGTCGTCACCCTGGTCCTGCTCACCCTCGGCATCGTCTACAGCCTGTGGCGCACCCGCGGCGCGGCGGAGACGCCGCTGGAGAAGCGCCGCGAGGAGATCGCGCAGCGGACCTGA
- a CDS encoding type 1 glutamine amidotransferase: MPDIREARILIVATDGFEESELTVPQAKLKEAGATVSVASPQSRRSEGTIRGWDKTDWGRDVPVDLDLESVNPSDYDALVLPGGQINPDKLRLEPKALEVVRSFVTSGKVVAAICHGPWLLIEAGAVKGRTLTSFASIRTDVINAGGDWQDEAVVTDGGIVTSRNPGDLDAFCAKIVEEVKEGRHEPRQLAA; the protein is encoded by the coding sequence ATGCCCGATATCCGCGAGGCCAGGATCCTCATCGTCGCCACCGACGGCTTCGAGGAAAGCGAACTGACGGTGCCGCAGGCGAAGCTGAAGGAGGCCGGCGCCACGGTGAGCGTGGCGAGCCCGCAATCCCGCCGGTCCGAGGGCACGATCCGCGGCTGGGACAAGACCGATTGGGGCAGGGACGTGCCGGTCGATCTCGACCTGGAAAGCGTGAACCCGTCCGATTACGACGCGCTGGTGCTGCCCGGCGGCCAGATCAACCCGGACAAGCTGCGGCTGGAGCCGAAGGCGCTCGAAGTCGTGCGCAGCTTCGTCACCTCCGGCAAGGTCGTGGCCGCGATCTGCCACGGGCCGTGGCTGCTGATCGAGGCCGGCGCGGTCAAGGGCCGCACGCTGACCTCGTTCGCCTCGATCAGGACCGACGTGATCAACGCGGGCGGTGACTGGCAGGACGAGGCCGTCGTCACCGACGGCGGCATCGTCACCAGCCGCAACCCCGGCGACCTCGACGCCTTCTGCGCCAAGATCGTCGAGGAGGTGAAGGAAGGCCGCCACGAGCCGCGCCAGCTCGCCGCCTGA
- a CDS encoding cold-shock protein, with product MDTGTVKWFNETKGYGFIQPDNGGKDVFVHISAVERAGLRNLVEGQKISYEVLTDKRSGKDAAGNLQAV from the coding sequence GTGGATACTGGAACTGTTAAGTGGTTCAACGAGACCAAGGGCTACGGCTTCATCCAGCCGGATAACGGCGGCAAGGACGTGTTCGTCCACATCTCCGCCGTCGAGCGGGCCGGCCTGCGCAACCTGGTCGAGGGCCAGAAGATTTCCTACGAGGTTCTGACCGACAAGCGCAGCGGCAAGGACGCGGCCGGGAACCTGCAGGCGGTCTGA
- a CDS encoding AsnC family transcriptional regulator, which translates to MTFEFRRHQSAVSPVTDAATFRVDSLVDTQGRNARADLSHLIDPSYEYHSPRELRWHLADRLGLAPAAVRLKEAA; encoded by the coding sequence ATGACGTTCGAGTTCCGGCGCCACCAGAGCGCCGTATCGCCCGTGACCGACGCGGCGACCTTCCGGGTGGACAGTCTGGTCGATACGCAGGGGCGCAACGCCCGCGCCGACCTCAGCCACCTCATCGACCCTTCCTACGAGTACCACTCGCCGCGCGAGCTGCGCTGGCATCTCGCCGACCGCCTGGGCCTCGCGCCCGCCGCCGTGCGGCTGAAGGAAGCGGCCTGA
- a CDS encoding 3'(2'),5'-bisphosphate nucleotidase CysQ: MTQTRPSFAALRPVLHDAMREAAALALPFFRKGAQTSARVWSKAGGSPVTEADVAVDTFLKVRLSQIEPRAAWLSEETSDDPVRLGHDLVWIVDPIDGTRAFLSGHPDWSIAVALLREGEPVLGSVFAPAIGDFYEAVVGEGATLDGAAIRASSQDGLEAARITGPKPMQDRLLNGAARLGPRPSVTVVERVPSLALRLARVAEGRIDLGLVSRDARDWDLAAADLIVREAGGGVCSLDGGPAVYNRPEPRHGELIAAPLSLRETALAALAAKASIET; encoded by the coding sequence ATGACCCAGACAAGACCCTCTTTCGCGGCGCTGCGGCCCGTCCTGCACGACGCGATGCGGGAGGCCGCCGCCCTCGCGCTGCCCTTCTTCCGGAAGGGTGCGCAGACGAGCGCGCGGGTCTGGTCGAAGGCCGGCGGCTCGCCGGTCACCGAGGCCGACGTCGCCGTCGACACCTTCCTCAAGGTCCGCCTGTCGCAGATCGAGCCGCGGGCGGCCTGGCTCTCGGAGGAGACCAGCGACGATCCGGTGCGGCTCGGCCACGACCTCGTCTGGATCGTCGATCCGATCGACGGCACCCGCGCCTTCCTGTCCGGGCATCCGGACTGGTCGATCGCGGTGGCGCTGCTGCGCGAGGGGGAGCCGGTGCTCGGCTCGGTCTTCGCCCCGGCGATCGGAGATTTCTACGAGGCGGTCGTGGGGGAGGGAGCCACGCTCGACGGCGCGGCGATCCGCGCCTCGTCGCAGGACGGGCTCGAAGCGGCCCGCATCACCGGCCCGAAGCCGATGCAGGACCGGCTCCTGAACGGCGCGGCCCGGCTCGGGCCGCGGCCCTCGGTCACGGTCGTCGAGCGGGTGCCCTCGCTGGCCCTGAGGCTGGCGCGGGTGGCGGAAGGACGGATCGACCTCGGCCTCGTCTCGCGGGATGCGCGGGATTGGGATCTGGCCGCCGCCGACCTGATCGTGCGCGAGGCGGGCGGCGGCGTGTGCAGCCTCGACGGCGGGCCGGCGGTCTACAACCGCCCGGAGCCGCGCCATGGCGAGTTGATCGCCGCGCCCCTGTCGCTGCGCGAGACGGCGCTGGCGGCACTGGCGGCCAAGGCATCGATCGAGACGTAG
- a CDS encoding DUF6101 family protein: protein MTTFEIMNLNRRPGCGDGIEAAPIPVQATPLPILGAPVGVALAFDDAAEACGEDRFALLLVDAEGEVAMRLGPFAEEDVVAVWRAVSAKGGLARMLLREDGAIVPVSQQLGPVVLGRGRQRRRHAALSGRRPRFLVRRKTARLPARPCIHRGESEIISRG, encoded by the coding sequence ATGACGACTTTCGAGATCATGAATCTGAACCGCCGCCCCGGCTGCGGGGACGGGATCGAGGCGGCGCCGATCCCGGTTCAGGCCACCCCGCTGCCGATCCTCGGCGCGCCCGTCGGCGTGGCGCTGGCCTTCGACGACGCGGCCGAGGCCTGCGGCGAGGATCGCTTCGCGCTGCTTCTGGTCGATGCGGAGGGCGAGGTGGCGATGCGGCTCGGGCCGTTCGCCGAGGAGGACGTCGTGGCGGTGTGGCGCGCCGTCTCGGCCAAGGGCGGCCTCGCCCGGATGCTGCTGCGCGAGGACGGAGCGATCGTGCCGGTCTCGCAGCAGCTCGGACCGGTCGTGCTCGGCAGGGGCCGTCAGCGCCGCCGCCACGCCGCCCTCAGCGGCCGCCGCCCGCGCTTCCTCGTGCGGCGCAAGACCGCCCGCCTCCCGGCCCGGCCCTGCATCCACCGGGGCGAGAGCGAGATCATTTCCCGCGGCTGA
- the ubiA gene encoding 4-hydroxybenzoate octaprenyltransferase, with protein MILRPEPTGRVADAVAGHWVDRLAPAGARPYLRLARIERPIGWWLLLLPCWWSAALAAVAAGNPGPHPGHLVLFLIGAVAMRGAGSTYNDIADRTLDAQVERTRSRPLPSGQVTTKGAAAFLAAQALVGLAVLLQFNAAAILVGLLSLVPVAIYPFMKRVMPMPQAVLGLAFAWGALMGWVAVFGRLDLPALWLYVGTIAWVVGYDTIYAVQDIEDDEIVGIHSSARLFGARLRLAVGLCYAGTVALFVPALIGAGAGPLGWLGLALFAAHLVRQVATLSERDGQRALALFRSNRDAGLILFAGFAADALWQGWH; from the coding sequence TTGATTCTCCGCCCCGAGCCCACCGGCCGCGTCGCCGACGCGGTCGCCGGCCATTGGGTCGACCGGCTCGCGCCGGCCGGGGCGCGGCCCTATCTCCGCCTCGCCCGGATCGAGCGGCCGATCGGCTGGTGGCTGCTGCTGCTGCCGTGCTGGTGGTCGGCCGCGCTCGCCGCCGTCGCCGCCGGCAATCCCGGCCCCCATCCCGGCCACCTCGTCCTGTTCCTGATCGGCGCGGTGGCGATGCGCGGCGCCGGCTCCACCTACAACGACATCGCCGACCGCACGCTCGACGCGCAGGTCGAGCGCACCCGCTCGCGTCCGCTGCCCTCCGGACAGGTGACGACGAAGGGAGCCGCCGCCTTCCTCGCGGCCCAGGCCCTGGTCGGCCTCGCGGTGCTGCTGCAATTCAATGCCGCCGCGATCCTCGTCGGCCTGCTCTCGCTGGTGCCGGTGGCGATCTACCCGTTCATGAAGCGGGTGATGCCGATGCCGCAGGCGGTGCTCGGCCTCGCCTTCGCCTGGGGTGCGCTGATGGGCTGGGTCGCGGTGTTCGGCCGGCTCGATCTCCCGGCCCTGTGGCTCTACGTCGGCACCATCGCCTGGGTGGTCGGCTACGACACGATCTACGCGGTGCAGGACATCGAGGACGACGAGATCGTCGGCATCCATTCCTCGGCGCGGCTGTTCGGGGCGCGCCTGCGCCTGGCGGTCGGCCTGTGCTACGCCGGCACCGTCGCCCTGTTCGTTCCCGCGCTGATCGGAGCGGGGGCCGGCCCCCTGGGCTGGCTCGGGCTCGCGCTGTTCGCCGCCCATCTCGTTCGCCAAGTGGCGACGCTCTCCGAGCGCGACGGCCAGCGCGCCCTGGCGCTGTTCCGCTCGAACCGCGATGCCGGACTCATCCTGTTCGCGGGGTTCGCCGCCGACGCGCTGTGGCAGGGCTGGCACTGA